Proteins encoded in a region of the uncultured Fretibacterium sp. genome:
- a CDS encoding UDP-3-O-acyl-N-acetylglucosamine deacetylase translates to MAVERSSEPFSFRRLTEGFSLRGVGLHSGQDCVLTVEPCDGGPLLRHEGAEVPLSRLGLVGTGRGSDYVFPDGHRVRTCEHVLSALVGLGTWGVRMTVEGPEMPALDGCAQRMAECVMDHSEPCGVGPEPFALAVPLRVGDESRFVAAFPSSRFCVTCVVRYESPLIGTQMLDLALEPGAYLEQVARARTFAMEAELEALRAQGMALGGSLENAVLVGSGGIRASGGLRWPDEFVRHKALDLIGDLAAVGRPLCSHVVAVRAGHELHLRLAERLRALSGGHRGA, encoded by the coding sequence ATGGCCGTTGAGAGGAGCTCCGAGCCTTTTTCCTTTCGCCGCCTGACGGAGGGCTTTTCGCTGCGCGGGGTCGGGCTGCATTCCGGCCAGGACTGTGTCCTGACCGTCGAGCCCTGCGACGGTGGGCCGCTTCTGCGGCACGAGGGCGCGGAGGTGCCGCTGAGCCGACTGGGGCTCGTCGGGACGGGGCGGGGGTCGGACTACGTGTTTCCGGACGGACACCGCGTCAGGACCTGCGAGCACGTGTTGTCGGCCCTGGTCGGGCTGGGGACGTGGGGTGTCCGGATGACGGTGGAGGGGCCCGAGATGCCCGCCTTGGACGGGTGCGCGCAGCGGATGGCGGAGTGCGTTATGGACCATTCGGAGCCCTGTGGGGTGGGGCCGGAGCCCTTCGCCCTGGCCGTGCCGCTCCGCGTCGGGGACGAGTCCCGGTTCGTCGCGGCCTTCCCGTCCTCCAGGTTCTGCGTCACCTGCGTCGTGCGCTACGAGTCCCCCCTGATCGGGACGCAGATGCTGGACCTGGCCCTCGAGCCGGGGGCCTATCTGGAGCAGGTCGCACGGGCCCGGACCTTCGCGATGGAGGCGGAGCTCGAGGCCCTCAGGGCCCAGGGTATGGCGTTGGGCGGGTCGCTGGAGAACGCCGTCCTCGTTGGATCGGGCGGGATACGGGCCTCGGGGGGGCTGCGGTGGCCCGACGAGTTCGTGCGCCACAAGGCGCTGGACCTGATCGGGGACTTGGCCGCCGTCGGCCGTCCGTTGTGCTCTCACGTCGTTGCGGTCCGGGCGGGGCACGAGCTGCACCTGCGTCTGGCGGAGCGTCTGCGCGCCCTGTCGGGCGGACATCGGGGGGCATGA
- the fabZ gene encoding 3-hydroxyacyl-ACP dehydratase FabZ codes for MDILEIMKILRHRYPFLMVDRITEYSDSHVVGYKNVTINEPFFQGHFPGEPVMPGVLILESMGQVASVMVAVRLGEEQKDKIAFLAGVDKARFRRPVRPGDRLVTRAELTRLRGTIGKAKVTGFVEDEVAAEGEFIFMVASTLERTKGAGKEEAEK; via the coding sequence ATGGACATTCTGGAGATCATGAAGATCCTGCGGCACCGCTATCCTTTCCTGATGGTGGACCGCATCACGGAGTACAGCGACAGCCACGTCGTGGGCTACAAGAACGTCACCATCAACGAGCCCTTTTTCCAGGGGCATTTCCCCGGAGAGCCCGTCATGCCCGGCGTGCTGATCCTGGAGTCCATGGGGCAGGTGGCCTCCGTCATGGTGGCGGTCCGGCTGGGCGAGGAGCAGAAGGACAAGATCGCCTTCCTGGCCGGGGTCGACAAAGCACGCTTCCGCAGGCCGGTTCGTCCCGGGGACAGGCTCGTCACCAGGGCCGAGCTCACGCGCCTGAGGGGCACGATTGGAAAGGCAAAAGTGACGGGATTCGTCGAGGACGAGGTCGCGGCGGAGGGGGAGTTCATCTTCATGGTAGCCTCGACGCTCGAGAGGACGAAGGGGGCCGGGAAAGAGGAGGCGGAAAAATGA